GACTTCATGGAGGATAAAGATCGGCCTTGGGACTACGACCACATCTTGCCACAAAGTTTTTTGCGGGGTAGCAACGGAGGGGTACTTCATAACCTCCCGAGCGTAATCAGAGATTGGGTCTTGTCGATTGGAAATTTGCGTGCTTGGCCATTGGAAGCGAATCGTTCAGATAGCGATACTAGCCCCAGTCAAAAACTTTCTGAGGTGTCTCAGGAAGAAGATCGCTATGGGATGAGAGTAGCTAGCGAAATAAGATCCGCCTCCTTCGTTGAAGAAACGAAACAGTGGTCAAAGTGGGAGAAAAGTGTTCCGATAGGCAACGACAACCGCGTTGAGCAACGGCGTTACTTGGTAATGGGGGAGTATCGCGATTATCACAAAGCCGTGGTCATGGCCATCGTGATGCGGTTCGTCGCATTATACGGCGAATGGTATCAGGAACTGGAGATCGACAAGTTGCAGTAGACTGACAGCACTCGACCGGGTGCTGTATGCCGATTTAGGGGAACGGCGGGTTGGAGCCCCTCGCCAAATCTAACGCGACTGTAAGCAAGGCGTGTTTTGCTGCCGTAAGGGCGACTCGGCTGAGCGTTGGGATTCAGCCGAGTTCTTGCTGATAGCCTCCAGACTTGATGGACCAGTCATGAGCAAATCCGGCACTGGGCGCGGTGGCTTGACTGGCGGCAATCCGCGTTTTCAGGTCCCACTCGCCTGGCCCCGACGACTCATGCGGGTGTCCGGACATCCCTGGAACCGCGTGTGTCGCCGATCCCATCGCGACAACAGCGTTCAACCACCGCTCCCCTTCCCTCCCCTCCCGCCGATCCCCGGTGATCCAGGTCTCGATCACCGCGAGCGCCGGCACCGCCTCAACCAGCGCCGCGAGCCCCATCTCGTCCAGATCCGTAAACCGCCGCCCCCCATGCTCGCGCTCCCCCGCCCCGTACTTGAACGAGGCATACAGCACTCCGCCAGCCTTGAGCGCCCGCCCGAGACGCCCGAGCACCTCCGGCAGCTCCACCATCGGTATATGCAGCAGGCTCGCGCAGGCCCAAATCCCATCGAATGCGTCCTCCCAGTCGATCTCCTGGAAGCGCCGCACCTCGACCGGTAAGCCGCAGTGCTCGGAGGCCAACAGCGCCAACGCGGGTGATGCCTCGAACGCAGTCACCGCATAGCCGAGCCGCCGAAACGCCAGCGCATCGCGCCCCGACCCACAGCCCGCGTCGAGGATATGTCCGCCTGGCGTGACGCGGGCGAGGAACCGGGCGTACAACGGGGCCATGTCGACGTCGACGGTTTCGGCGAAGAAGCTCTTGGCCTGGTCTTCGTAGTAGGCGAGGGTCGGGTCATCCGTGAGCATGCTCGTCATGGCTCTTGCCCTAGATCGGGATCACTTCGGCGAGCGTGTCCCGCAGCTTGGCGGTCTTGAGCCTGGGTGTGGGCAGCAGGGCGATCCGTGCGCCGCGATTGGAGAGCATCCCGGCGGGCAGTCCGGCCAGAGCCTCAATGTCGGCGGGCGCCAGTCGCAGCTCCGCGAGCAGGCGCTCGACGCCGAAGCCGCCCTGCGTCAGCAGCAAGCGGATGGAGCGCTCCATCAGGCGGGGCTGCTCGATCGGCAGCACCTCGTCGTCGGGCTCGCCGCGAACCCAGCCGCGTGCGCTGCTGGATTTGAACATGCGCCCGGCGTGCGTCTCGGAGATCAGCCCCAGATCCTTGCAGCGATAGATCATGGCGCCGATGGAGGTCTTCCAGCGCGGCTTCAGAACGCGGAAGGCGTCCAGGGAGGCCTCCGGCAGCTCGTCGGTGAAGCCGTCGGCGGGCATCAGGAAGGCGCCGGCGAAGCGATGGGCCTGGTTCTCCAGCGCCTTGAACTCGTCGCGGTGCGTCAGCGCGGTCGGGTCGACGTGGCGATGCAGGACCAGGTGGCCGAGCTCGTGGGCGGCGTCGAAGCGCGAGCGCACCGCGGTGCGCTTGTCCGAGGCGATCAGCACGTAGGGACGGTCGTCGGCGCGCGACCAGTGCGAGACGCCGTCGATGGACGGCGCCCCGAAGAGGCAGCGGCCGCAGACGATGCCGGCGTTCTCCAGGACCAGCAGCATGTCCGGGATCGGCGCTCGGCCCAGACCCCAGTGCGCGCGCACACGAAAGGCAGCCTCCTCGATGTCGCACTCGCGCAGCAGGCGGAAATCGTCCGCGCCGAGGTCCGGGACGTCCGGCGCCGGCAGGTCCACCCACTCCTGCAGGGCGTGGCCGATGTGTTGCAGCCACAGCAGGTGCTGTTCGATCCGCTCGCGCGCCCGCTTGGTGGCGTTGGCCATGGAACGGAAGAAGCGCGGGCGCGTGCCGGGCTCGAACGGGGTGTCGAGAAAATAGTCCCGGGGCACGCGCAGCACCTCGGCCAGGGCGGCGAGCGCGGCGGGGTCGGGTGTCTGCTGTCCGCTCTCCCACTTGCTGAGGGTCGGCGCCGAGCGCTGTACCGCCTCGCCCAGGGCGATGCGCGTCAGACCGCGGGCGAGACGCGCGCGGGTCAGTTGGAGGGCCTGAAAGCCCGGGGTGCGTGCGGTCATGATCGTCGCTCTGTCGTCCGCCTCAGCCCTGACCCGTGGTCCCGCGTCGGTCGCGGTTCCGCTTGAGGACGGGCCTGGCCTGGTCGAGCACGCGTCCCGTGCGGTCGGCATAGGCGGCATAGATCTGGTCGAGCGGCTTGAGCAGATGCCAGCCCCTCAGATCACGCGTCGGCACGCCGAAGCCGATCCGCGTCGGCACGGTTTCGTCCTGTTCGGTTCCGGGGCGTGCGTACTGCACCACGACGACCGCGAGGATGCCGGATTCGGCGGGCTCGTCCCACAGGGTGAGCTGCTCGCCGTCGCCGGGGTTGTGGCACGCCAGCTCCAGCTTGTACTCCTTGTCCTCGATCGGATCGCCCCAGTGGTCGGCCTTGGCGTGCGAGATCAGTACCGGCCCGCTCGTCACCAGGATCTCGGCGTGGGTGTTGACCATCACGAAGCGATGGCTCAGGCCGACGTCCTCCGCACTCAGGCGCAGCGCTTCGCCGCGCTCGAAATAGCGGGTGGTGCCCAGACGCATGCGGTGCGCCGGCAGGTGCGGCGGGGTGCGCAATGCCTGGCGGTGGGCGATGGCGGCGCCGTCGTTCATCCGCTCCTCGAGGCTGCGGAAGAAGGTCTCGGGGATCGCCGGGAGGATGGTATCGAGTAGATCGGTCATGCGTGGTTTCCCGAGGGACGGTGGAGTTTTCGTGGAGGCGGATTGTAACCTGGAATCGTTTCGCGAAAGGGACTGCCCGATGCTGCTCAGCCACTGCGAACCTCGTTCCACGTGGGCCGGATTCCGGTGTACCGCCCCCCATGCCGGTCACGATGCCGTCTGATCCTTGGGGTAAGGATTGCGCGCTTCGGCCCAGAGTCGTACCTCGCCATCGACGAGTCTGATCTTGTAGTCGCCGATCACTCGGTCGTCCGCCGCGAAGCGGCGTGATCGTTTGCGCTCGACCAATGTCTTGACGAGGATCACCGAGGCAGGGCTCGAGCGTGTCGGATCAAGCAAGGCGTCGAGGAAATCGGTCCTGCCGACGAAATCGGCGAAGACCACGGCATTCCAGGTCGTCCAGCAGGCCCTGATCAGGGTCTCGCTTTCGGGGTCTTCCGGCGACAGGCCCATCGGATTGAGGGTGGGGGTCACAAACGCCAGGAAGGTGGCGGAGATCTTCTTCTGTTTGGTGTTTTTCGCTTGAGTAGGGACATGGGTGTCGGATGTCGGATCACGTCGGGATAGAGTAGACAGGACTCGGCATCGCCCTCCGTCGCGACGCTCTCGG
The nucleotide sequence above comes from Thiocapsa rosea. Encoded proteins:
- a CDS encoding helix-turn-helix domain-containing protein, giving the protein MTARTPGFQALQLTRARLARGLTRIALGEAVQRSAPTLSKWESGQQTPDPAALAALAEVLRVPRDYFLDTPFEPGTRPRFFRSMANATKRARERIEQHLLWLQHIGHALQEWVDLPAPDVPDLGADDFRLLRECDIEEAAFRVRAHWGLGRAPIPDMLLVLENAGIVCGRCLFGAPSIDGVSHWSRADDRPYVLIASDKRTAVRSRFDAAHELGHLVLHRHVDPTALTHRDEFKALENQAHRFAGAFLMPADGFTDELPEASLDAFRVLKPRWKTSIGAMIYRCKDLGLISETHAGRMFKSSSARGWVRGEPDDEVLPIEQPRLMERSIRLLLTQGGFGVERLLAELRLAPADIEALAGLPAGMLSNRGARIALLPTPRLKTAKLRDTLAEVIPI
- a CDS encoding class I SAM-dependent methyltransferase codes for the protein MTSMLTDDPTLAYYEDQAKSFFAETVDVDMAPLYARFLARVTPGGHILDAGCGSGRDALAFRRLGYAVTAFEASPALALLASEHCGLPVEVRRFQEIDWEDAFDGIWACASLLHIPMVELPEVLGRLGRALKAGGVLYASFKYGAGEREHGGRRFTDLDEMGLAALVEAVPALAVIETWITGDRREGREGERWLNAVVAMGSATHAVPGMSGHPHESSGPGEWDLKTRIAASQATAPSAGFAHDWSIKSGGYQQELG